In one Sphingobium sp. MI1205 genomic region, the following are encoded:
- a CDS encoding phospholipase D-like domain-containing protein gives MSAPNEGQDCWRIARAAKASVIIDADPYFRHARAAMLKAKRRIMLIGWDFDAAISLIREDEAKDGAPVIIGDFISWLVERNPELEIFLLRWDVGAMKSMVQPTNLFTTVKWMAHKRIHVKLDSHHPPAASHHQKIVVIDDCFAFCGGIDMTADRWDTRHHRDGDPGRHHPDGTAYGPWHDATTALQGDVAMALGHHARARWKGAGGDDLGPILGEHDCWPDALAVQFEQVDVAISRSAPEMEDQEPLIEIEKLYLSQIASAKHCIYAESQYFASRRIAEAIAARLGDPNGPDIVIINPEQADGWLEQQAMDTARARLVEALRARDTYGKLRLYHPFTVRGEPIYVHAKILIVDDRAIRVGSSNMNNRSMRLDTECDVTIDTSLPANNGHQNQIRTIRDDLIAEHLDLPRERVAAVIAERGLVAGIEELRDKPGRTLRPFVTPNLNDVQAWLAENEVLDPEGPAEMFEPTTTKGLFRRMKARS, from the coding sequence ATGAGCGCGCCGAACGAGGGACAGGACTGCTGGCGCATTGCCCGCGCGGCCAAGGCCAGCGTCATCATCGATGCCGATCCCTATTTCCGCCATGCCCGTGCGGCAATGCTGAAGGCGAAGCGGCGCATCATGTTGATCGGATGGGACTTTGACGCCGCCATCAGTCTAATTCGCGAGGATGAGGCGAAGGATGGCGCACCCGTTATCATCGGCGATTTCATCAGCTGGTTGGTCGAGCGTAATCCGGAGCTGGAGATTTTCCTGCTGCGCTGGGACGTCGGCGCCATGAAGTCGATGGTGCAGCCCACAAACCTCTTCACCACCGTCAAATGGATGGCGCACAAGCGCATTCATGTGAAGTTGGACAGTCATCATCCGCCTGCGGCATCGCATCATCAGAAAATCGTGGTGATCGACGATTGCTTCGCCTTCTGCGGCGGCATCGACATGACGGCCGACCGCTGGGACACGCGCCATCATCGAGACGGCGATCCCGGCCGCCATCATCCGGACGGCACGGCATACGGCCCCTGGCATGACGCGACCACCGCGTTGCAAGGGGATGTGGCGATGGCTCTGGGCCACCATGCTCGTGCCCGCTGGAAGGGGGCGGGCGGCGATGATCTGGGGCCGATTCTGGGCGAACATGACTGCTGGCCAGATGCGCTGGCCGTGCAGTTTGAACAGGTCGATGTCGCAATCTCGCGTTCCGCTCCGGAGATGGAGGACCAGGAACCACTGATCGAGATTGAAAAACTCTATCTGAGTCAGATCGCTTCCGCAAAGCACTGTATTTACGCGGAAAGCCAATATTTCGCGTCGCGCAGGATCGCGGAGGCCATTGCCGCGCGTCTGGGTGACCCGAATGGGCCGGACATCGTCATCATCAACCCTGAACAGGCCGATGGCTGGCTCGAACAACAGGCAATGGATACCGCTCGTGCCCGGCTGGTCGAGGCGCTGCGCGCGCGCGACACCTATGGCAAACTCCGACTTTACCACCCCTTTACGGTCCGTGGCGAACCCATCTATGTCCATGCCAAGATACTGATTGTCGATGACCGTGCCATCCGCGTCGGTTCTTCCAATATGAACAACCGGTCGATGCGGTTGGACACCGAATGCGATGTGACGATCGACACAAGCCTGCCCGCCAACAACGGTCATCAGAACCAGATTCGAACGATTCGAGACGATCTTATCGCCGAGCATCTCGACTTGCCTCGCGAGCGTGTCGCTGCGGTTATCGCCGAGCGGGGGCTAGTCGCTGGAATAGAGGAACTGCGCGACAAGCCAGGCCGCACCCTGCGTCCCTTTGTCACGCCCAACCTCAACGATGTGCAGGCATGGCTAGCCGAAAATGAAGTGCTTGACCCGGAAGGCCCGGCGGAAATGTTCGAGCCAACAACTACCAAGGGCCTTTTCCGGCGGATGAAGGCGCGTTCCTGA
- the ubiA gene encoding 4-hydroxybenzoate octaprenyltransferase has product MSQTIVPDTQARGLLASLPPKPRALALLARFDRPIGWWLLFWPGAWAVGLAGGAGERWPLILWLLLGSIAMRGAGCVFNDIVDRDLDRKVARTAARPLASGAISVKTAWAWLLLLCLAGLVVLLQLRLYAQIVSLGSLALVAAYPFMKRFTGWPQVWLGLVFSWAALVGWSEVSGALTAPGLLLYCGTIFWVVGYDTIYALQDREDDALIGIGSSALSMGRHVRGGVMLCYLVALSFWAVALWQVRPQLLVLAALLPMAVHLVWQAATLKEDGLDPLVKFRSNRFAGLLMFLGCLVVGSA; this is encoded by the coding sequence GTGAGCCAGACGATCGTCCCCGATACACAAGCTCGCGGTTTGCTGGCCAGTCTGCCGCCAAAGCCGCGCGCGCTGGCGCTGCTCGCCCGTTTTGACCGGCCCATCGGGTGGTGGCTGCTCTTCTGGCCCGGCGCCTGGGCGGTGGGGCTTGCTGGCGGGGCAGGGGAGCGTTGGCCGCTCATCCTCTGGCTGCTCCTTGGCAGCATCGCCATGCGCGGTGCGGGCTGCGTCTTCAATGACATTGTCGATCGCGACCTCGACCGGAAGGTGGCGCGCACGGCCGCCCGTCCGCTCGCCAGCGGCGCCATTTCCGTCAAGACTGCATGGGCCTGGCTCCTCCTGCTTTGCCTCGCGGGCCTCGTCGTGCTTTTACAGCTTCGCCTTTATGCCCAGATCGTGTCGCTCGGCAGCCTTGCGCTCGTTGCCGCCTATCCGTTCATGAAGCGGTTTACTGGTTGGCCGCAGGTCTGGCTCGGTCTGGTATTCTCCTGGGCGGCGCTTGTGGGCTGGAGCGAAGTAAGCGGCGCGCTCACTGCTCCGGGCCTGCTGCTCTACTGCGGCACTATCTTCTGGGTGGTTGGTTATGACACTATCTATGCGCTTCAAGATCGGGAGGATGATGCGTTGATCGGTATAGGATCAAGCGCCCTGTCGATGGGTCGGCATGTCCGCGGCGGGGTGATGCTATGTTATCTGGTCGCCCTGTCGTTCTGGGCAGTGGCTTTGTGGCAGGTCCGGCCTCAGTTGCTGGTTCTCGCCGCACTGCTGCCGATGGCGGTCCATCTTGTCTGGCAGGCTGCAACCCTCAAGGAGGATGGCCTCGACCCCCTGGTTAAATTCCGGTCCAACCGCTTTGCCGGGCTGCTGATGTTCCTCGGCTGTCTCGTGGTGGGGAGCGCATGA
- a CDS encoding 16S rRNA (uracil(1498)-N(3))-methyltransferase yields MTATPAWPPQSAPRLHVETQLGEGVAVPVDGNPAHYLISVMRIKADDIVLLFDGRSGEWAARVRDIRKRDLVLECVSQTKPLEDAPDFWLCCAPIKKGRIDLIAEKACELGVARLQPVLTRRAVVDKLNLDRLHAHLIEAAEQCGRTALPDLCSMVKLDAMLRDWPGDRWLFFADETGGKPLVDALRTHPGAAAFLIGPEGGFDPAERDAIRAVTKAVPVSLGPRILRAETAAIAATAAWMALNGDWQ; encoded by the coding sequence ATGACCGCAACCCCTGCCTGGCCGCCGCAAAGCGCCCCGCGTCTGCATGTCGAAACGCAGCTGGGCGAAGGCGTCGCCGTACCGGTCGATGGCAATCCGGCTCATTATCTGATCAGCGTCATGCGCATAAAGGCAGACGATATCGTGCTGTTGTTCGATGGGCGATCGGGCGAATGGGCGGCGCGAGTCCGCGATATCCGGAAACGCGATCTAGTGCTGGAATGCGTAAGCCAGACGAAGCCACTGGAGGATGCGCCGGATTTCTGGCTGTGCTGCGCGCCGATCAAGAAGGGAAGGATCGACCTGATCGCCGAAAAGGCTTGCGAACTGGGCGTGGCGAGACTGCAACCGGTACTGACCCGGCGCGCCGTGGTGGACAAGCTCAATCTCGACCGGCTGCACGCCCATTTGATCGAGGCGGCTGAACAGTGCGGGCGCACGGCGCTGCCGGACCTTTGCTCTATGGTGAAGCTGGATGCCATGTTGCGCGATTGGCCCGGCGACCGCTGGCTGTTCTTCGCTGATGAGACAGGGGGCAAGCCGCTGGTCGATGCGCTGCGAACGCATCCGGGCGCAGCGGCCTTTCTGATCGGGCCGGAGGGAGGCTTTGATCCCGCCGAGCGGGACGCGATCCGCGCCGTGACGAAGGCGGTGCCCGTTTCGCTGGGACCACGCATATTGCGAGCCGAGACAGCAGCGATCGCCGCCACCGCTGCCTGGATGGCTCTGAACGGTGACTGGCAATAG
- a CDS encoding glutamate--cysteine ligase: MSTRTDSGGADPVIESREQLIAAFSKGEKPKERWRIGTEHEKFVYAKNDHHAPSYDEQGGIHTLLIGLTRYGWNPVFEGENIIALSGRDGTVSLEPAGQLELSGAPLENLHQTCMETERHLEQVKYVGDMLGLGFLGLGMWPDKRRDALPIMPKGRYDIMLRHMPRVGSMGLDMMLRTCTIQTNLDYGSEADMVQKFRVSLALQPLATALFANSPFTEGKPNGMLSYRSHIWSDTDPHRTGMLPFVFEEGFGYERYADYALDVPMYFVYRDGRYIDAAGLSFRDFLNGKLSVLPGQKPTEKDWEDHLSTAFPEVRLKSFLEMRGADGGRADRITALPAFWVGLLYEQGALDAAWDLVKHWSMEERQALRDAAPGQALDAPVPGGRKLRDIAGDVLDISRSGLKARARLNGAGDNETAYLAPLDEIVAAGRTHAEHLLERYHGEWAGDLSRIYAEESY; encoded by the coding sequence ATGAGCACCAGGACAGACTCAGGGGGCGCAGACCCCGTAATCGAGAGCCGCGAGCAGTTGATCGCGGCCTTTTCCAAAGGCGAAAAGCCCAAGGAACGCTGGCGCATCGGCACTGAGCATGAGAAATTCGTGTATGCCAAGAACGACCATCACGCCCCATCCTATGACGAACAGGGCGGGATCCATACGCTGTTGATCGGCCTTACGCGTTATGGCTGGAATCCCGTGTTTGAAGGCGAAAATATCATTGCGCTGTCGGGCCGCGATGGAACAGTCAGCCTGGAGCCTGCTGGACAACTGGAACTGTCGGGCGCGCCGCTCGAAAATCTGCACCAGACCTGCATGGAGACCGAGCGTCATCTGGAACAGGTGAAATATGTCGGCGACATGTTGGGCCTGGGTTTCCTGGGCCTGGGCATGTGGCCGGACAAGCGGCGGGACGCGCTGCCGATCATGCCCAAGGGGCGCTACGACATCATGCTGCGCCACATGCCGCGCGTGGGCTCGATGGGCCTCGACATGATGCTGCGGACCTGCACCATCCAGACTAATCTCGACTATGGCAGCGAAGCGGACATGGTGCAGAAGTTCCGCGTCTCGCTGGCGCTGCAACCGCTGGCGACGGCGCTGTTCGCAAATTCGCCCTTCACCGAGGGCAAGCCTAACGGCATGCTGTCCTATCGCAGCCATATCTGGTCCGATACCGATCCGCATCGTACGGGCATGCTGCCCTTCGTCTTCGAGGAAGGTTTCGGTTACGAGCGCTATGCCGACTATGCGCTCGATGTGCCCATGTATTTCGTGTACCGGGACGGCCGTTATATCGATGCTGCGGGCCTGAGTTTCCGCGATTTCCTTAATGGAAAACTGTCCGTCCTGCCAGGTCAGAAGCCGACGGAAAAGGATTGGGAGGATCATCTGTCCACCGCCTTTCCCGAAGTACGGCTAAAGAGCTTCCTGGAAATGCGCGGGGCCGACGGCGGGCGCGCCGATCGGATCACCGCCCTCCCGGCATTCTGGGTCGGCCTGCTCTACGAGCAGGGCGCACTGGATGCGGCATGGGACCTGGTCAAGCACTGGAGCATGGAAGAACGGCAGGCGCTGCGTGACGCGGCGCCCGGCCAGGCCCTGGACGCTCCGGTGCCGGGTGGCCGCAAGCTGCGGGATATTGCGGGGGACGTTCTCGACATCAGCCGCAGCGGGCTGAAGGCTCGGGCGCGACTGAACGGCGCAGGCGACAACGAAACCGCTTATCTTGCGCCACTCGACGAGATCGTCGCCGCCGGGCGCACCCATGCCGAGCATCTGCTCGAACGCTATCATGGCGAATGGGCAGGCGACCTTTCCCGGATCTATGCCGAGGAAAGCTATTAG
- a CDS encoding methyltransferase family protein, which yields MPSQADPCPRSAVSHGVGLSGLAGLGLWTLVARHFGMNGPNAGLTAVLACGLPMVLWSLLVDKVHRNPSTGIDWQGPPRAWRAILDISLVKIAGLWATWLGIAIFYCLARWYWTGNYRFSMNLFIDAAPWLVALSIPYVVWLDRRLIDPKDATYAFGQWVIGGAAGRPDLTQVADHARAWAVKGFFLAFMLSIVPGNFASVVDWRFDHIFANPVNLAAFLIAAMFMIDVCMATVGYLLTCRPLDSHIRSANPALAGWLAALICYPPFVLMGGGGPLDYHAGGAEWDVWTQGHTLLQWLLGGWLVLLTAVYAWATVVFGIRFSNLTHRGILTHGPYRWTRHPAYLSKNLFWWFSALPFLTVSGSLTDMVRNCAMLAATNAVYYWRARTEEAHLSSDPHYRAYSEWMDRNGPVPRLVAWARGRGRALPVPQPAE from the coding sequence ATGCCCAGCCAGGCCGATCCCTGTCCCCGTTCCGCCGTAAGTCATGGTGTAGGTCTCTCCGGTCTGGCGGGGCTTGGCCTGTGGACGCTCGTCGCACGACATTTCGGCATGAATGGGCCTAATGCGGGCCTGACGGCGGTCCTGGCCTGCGGGCTGCCAATGGTCCTGTGGTCGCTGTTGGTGGACAAGGTACACCGCAACCCGTCCACCGGCATAGACTGGCAAGGCCCGCCCCGCGCGTGGCGCGCCATCCTGGACATTAGCCTGGTGAAGATCGCTGGTCTTTGGGCGACATGGCTGGGCATCGCGATCTTCTATTGTCTCGCGCGCTGGTATTGGACCGGCAATTATCGCTTTTCGATGAACCTGTTCATCGATGCAGCGCCATGGCTCGTTGCGCTCTCCATTCCATATGTTGTCTGGTTAGACCGGCGGCTTATCGATCCGAAGGATGCCACCTACGCCTTCGGCCAATGGGTGATCGGAGGAGCGGCGGGCAGGCCGGATCTGACACAAGTCGCTGATCACGCGCGCGCGTGGGCGGTGAAGGGCTTTTTCCTTGCCTTCATGCTGTCGATTGTGCCGGGAAACTTCGCCAGCGTTGTCGACTGGCGGTTCGACCACATCTTCGCCAACCCGGTGAATCTTGCCGCCTTTCTTATCGCCGCCATGTTCATGATCGATGTCTGCATGGCGACGGTCGGCTATCTATTGACTTGCAGGCCGCTGGATTCCCACATCCGCTCAGCAAATCCGGCGCTTGCGGGATGGCTTGCCGCGCTCATTTGCTATCCGCCCTTTGTGCTGATGGGCGGGGGCGGTCCGCTCGACTATCACGCGGGTGGCGCGGAATGGGATGTCTGGACGCAGGGACACACCTTGCTGCAATGGCTGCTCGGCGGTTGGCTGGTACTTTTGACCGCCGTCTATGCCTGGGCAACGGTGGTGTTCGGCATTCGCTTTTCCAACCTTACCCATCGCGGCATATTGACCCATGGTCCCTATCGCTGGACGCGGCACCCCGCCTATCTTTCCAAGAATCTCTTCTGGTGGTTTTCGGCGCTGCCTTTCCTCACGGTGTCGGGTAGCCTCACCGATATGGTCCGTAACTGCGCGATGCTGGCGGCGACCAACGCCGTCTATTATTGGCGCGCGCGGACGGAGGAGGCGCATCTGTCGTCCGATCCGCACTATCGCGCCTATAGCGAGTGGATGGACCGCAACGGTCCCGTGCCTCGCCTTGTTGCCTGGGCGAGGGGCCGGGGACGTGCGCTGCCGGTGCCCCAACCCGCCGAATAA
- the ruvA gene encoding Holliday junction branch migration protein RuvA — protein sequence MIAKLKGRLDSTGIDHAIIDVGGVGYLVGASSRTLSALGPVGEAVTVYTEMLVSEDSIRLVGFARGEERDWFRLLIGVQGVGSRVALAILSALEPAELHRAVATGDKAMVARANGVGPKLALRIVNELKDKIGAAPGAGALPVGGMSLVAAGGLGADAISALHNLGFKPAEASSAVAQAEEELGESATLDALVRLALRKAAK from the coding sequence ATGATCGCAAAACTCAAAGGGCGGCTGGACAGCACCGGTATCGACCACGCCATCATCGATGTGGGCGGCGTCGGCTATCTGGTCGGGGCGTCATCCCGAACCTTGTCGGCGCTCGGGCCGGTAGGCGAAGCGGTAACGGTGTACACCGAAATGCTGGTGTCCGAGGATTCGATCCGTCTTGTCGGTTTCGCGCGTGGCGAGGAGAGGGACTGGTTCCGCCTGTTGATCGGCGTGCAGGGCGTGGGATCGCGCGTGGCGCTGGCGATACTATCGGCGCTGGAACCCGCGGAATTGCATCGTGCCGTCGCTACCGGTGACAAGGCGATGGTGGCGCGGGCCAATGGCGTAGGCCCCAAGCTTGCACTGCGGATCGTTAACGAGCTGAAGGACAAGATCGGCGCAGCGCCGGGGGCAGGCGCCCTACCAGTCGGAGGCATGAGCCTGGTCGCCGCAGGAGGACTCGGCGCGGACGCGATTTCAGCGCTGCACAATCTGGGCTTCAAACCTGCCGAAGCGAGCAGCGCAGTGGCGCAGGCGGAAGAAGAACTGGGCGAGAGCGCGACGCTGGATGCTCTGGTGCGGCTGGCGCTCAGGAAGGCGGCGAAGTGA
- the ruvB gene encoding Holliday junction branch migration DNA helicase RuvB gives MSEDRLVASTRRVEDVDAALRPKSLTEFIGQQAARENLRVFIEAARQRGDALDHVLFFGPPGLGKTTLAQIVAKEMGVGFRATSGPVIAKSGDLAALLTNLDEGDVLFVDEIHRLNPAVEEVLYPAMEDRALDLMIGEGPSARSVRIDLPRFTLVGATTRQGLLTTPLRDRFGIPVRLQFYTVEELELVVRRAARLLNLGITSDGAIEIARRSRGTPRIAGRLLRRVRDFANVAGVEAVDAKAADSALSRLEVDHLGLDLMDRRYLMMIADIYRGGPVGVETLAAGLSEPRDTVEEVIEPYLIQLGLIARTARGRCLNGPGWKHLGLNPPAGLQDGLFD, from the coding sequence ATGAGCGAGGATCGGCTGGTCGCCTCTACCCGGCGCGTCGAAGATGTGGATGCGGCGCTGCGGCCCAAATCGCTGACCGAGTTTATCGGGCAGCAGGCGGCGCGTGAGAATCTGCGCGTGTTTATCGAAGCGGCAAGGCAGCGCGGGGATGCGCTGGACCATGTGTTGTTCTTCGGCCCGCCCGGCCTTGGCAAGACAACGCTGGCGCAGATCGTGGCAAAGGAAATGGGCGTGGGATTCCGCGCCACATCGGGACCGGTAATCGCCAAGTCGGGCGACCTGGCGGCGCTCCTCACCAACCTGGACGAGGGCGACGTGCTGTTCGTGGACGAAATCCATCGGCTCAATCCTGCTGTGGAGGAAGTGCTATATCCCGCGATGGAAGATCGGGCGCTCGACTTGATGATCGGCGAGGGGCCTTCGGCGCGGTCGGTCCGAATAGACCTGCCGCGCTTCACGCTGGTGGGGGCGACGACGCGACAGGGTTTGCTGACAACGCCGCTGCGCGACCGTTTCGGCATTCCGGTACGGCTGCAATTCTATACGGTCGAGGAACTTGAGCTGGTAGTGCGGCGTGCGGCGCGTCTACTGAACCTCGGCATCACCTCCGACGGCGCGATCGAGATCGCTCGTCGGTCACGGGGCACGCCGCGTATTGCCGGGCGGCTGCTGCGACGGGTGCGCGATTTCGCCAATGTCGCGGGCGTGGAAGCAGTGGATGCCAAGGCCGCCGATTCCGCGCTGAGCCGGTTGGAGGTCGATCATCTTGGCCTCGACCTCATGGACCGCCGATATCTGATGATGATCGCCGACATCTATCGTGGTGGTCCCGTGGGCGTGGAAACATTGGCAGCAGGCCTGTCCGAACCGCGCGATACGGTCGAGGAGGTGATAGAGCCCTATCTGATCCAGCTCGGCCTTATAGCCCGCACCGCGCGAGGGCGCTGCCTCAATGGACCAGGGTGGAAACATCTCGGACTCAATCCGCCGGCCGGGCTCCAGGACGGGCTATTCGACTGA